The genomic stretch CTTTTAAAAGGTCATGATGTTTCCAACTAATCATGATCAAAGTAATGATTATAATTTTTCCATAACTGATCAGCACTAGTACCCATGAAGCATGCTGTAGCAACAGTACTGGTGTGGTAATGTGTTATTGTGAGCTGATCTCAGGGCTGCAGACAGGAGGCGCCAGAGTTCAGCAAACGCCTGCAGGATGTGGTCAGACTTACAGAGAGAATGAAGGAGAGGAGAAACAAGAGATTCAGATCATCAGGTGTAAGACATGGCGCTGAGAGCCGCTCTGCTGAAGAGTATCTGGTACGCCTTCACGTCCCTGGACACCGAAGACAGCGGCAAAGTGTCCAAATCACAGCTCAAGGTGAGACAGCTGTTTGTGTAGATATGCATGTCTCAAACCTTACTTTTAATCCTATTTGTCTTAATTTATACCTTAATTTTAACAACATCTGTCTTGCTTATGCAATTTATGTGTAAATGTTGCTTACTGTGTTTTTAAGCGCACAGCCAATGTTTTCACGCTTCATTACAGCAGTGTACCTTACCTAAAGTGGTCTGGTCAAGTTTCTCTTTATGGTTTGTGTTCATCTGTAGTCATCACAAATGTATTTAACACAGCAGGAGTGTACTGTATGTTCTCATTTATGTATCTGAGTTTGTGAAACTGTTAATCTGACTCACACTCTGTGGCTTTAGACGGATTGGCATCAAACCAAAGCAGCAGtcagactgagtgtgtgtgtgtgtgtgtgtgtgtgtgtgtgcaggttctGTCTCATAACCTCCACAGTGTTTTGAGGATTCCTCACGACCCTGCGGCCCTCGAGAGACACTTCAGCGATGATGATGACGGTCCCGTATCCAGTCAGGGGTACATGCCTTACCTGAACCAGTTCATTCTGGACAAGGTACACACTCTCAGAGGAGGCTCGTTCAGTGCTCACCAGACACTCGCTCATGTTTCATTGAAGTATTTCTCCTGAAAGTAGGTGAAAATACACCTAGTAAGAgttttgtctcagatgtttctcctaaaaaaaTACTAATGCTCAGAGCATTTGCTGAATAATGTGTGCATTCATTTCGAGATCTCTGAGCTTTCACTGCAGACAGTCCTGAGACAGTGTTAGAGACACAAGGAGAAGGTAAAGGAATCTCATTGCCTTCGTGGAGAATGAATTGAGATTGTATTGTGTGATCAGGTGATCGAGGGGACGTTCGTTAAAGAGGAAGTTGACGAGCTGTGCTGGACTCTCTGTTCCAAGAAGAACTACCGTCCCGACACACACCGGGTTCTGTCCAATCAGGATGCTCTGCGGCTCTGGTGTCTCTTCAACTTCCTGGCAGACGACAGATATCCTCTCACACTCGTACCGGAGGAGGTGAGCTTTTGTGTGCatgtcttgtttctcttttctctgGTGTTTTCAGATGTTTCTTCACTGTTAGAGGCTCATTCCCTCAGGTGTTCAGTGTAGTCAGGTGCTCTCTGTGCTGTGTTGAGGTGGAGTATCTCCTGAGGAAGATCAGCAGTGTGATGCCGGTGGAGCTGAGCTGtgtggagctggagctggaggaTGGTGTGAGCGTCTGGAGCTTCCTGGACGAGGTGAACACGGCGGGACGAGCGCTGGACGGAGAGAGCATCAGCGCTGCGGTGGAGAAGGTGTACAGAGAGATGGTGGGGAACGTGCTGAAGGAGGTGcgctgctctctcacacacacacacacacacacacagggcggCGTGGTGACCCGAGCGCGTGTGTTTCAGGGCTATCTGTGGAAGAAGGGTCACCTGCGCAGGAACTGGACGGAGCGCTGGTTCTGTCTGAAGCCCGGCTCGCTCTCGTACTTCACCAGCGAGGACTGCAGGGACTGTAAGGGTGTGATCGAGGTGGAGCAGAGCTGCTgcgtggaggtgtgtgtgtgttctcctgcGTCTGTGTCCGGAGCGCTTCTGTGTGTGTGACCCGCGTCTGACTGACTGTGATCCGCAGGCACTACCCGACCGAGAAGGGAAGAGATGCGTGTTCTGTGTCAAGACGCTCCACAAAACCTTGGAGATCAGCGCGCCGGACTCCAGACAGAGACAGGAGTGGatcaccggtgtgtgtgtgtgtgtgtgtgtgtgtgtgtgtgtgtgcagcaatcACACGCAAACATCCTAGATCTATTAACAAAATACTGACAAATTaagaacattcaaataaaatcttCGTGGTTTCACAtgatttacaaataatttatgtaTTATGTTCCCTGagattcgaacccccaacattgATTAACATTGACCAACATTGataagcaatgctctaccacttgaactACGGGAAACCATTTAGTAAATCTATGCGGtatgcagagatgtataaagtactagagacccatacttgagtaaaagtacaagtgctctatcaaaaatgtgacttgagtagaagtagaagtgctctttaagcaccacacttaagtagaagtactaaagtattcaacattttttgtacttaagtattgcaagtagtctattttaaaatttactactcaagtactgaaagtaaaagtagaagtattgtgttatgtagctattaaagaaagtagtccaaagtttgaacatattgtttttactatttcaaatgattaacctaaaggacaatcacaattcctttgactgtaacttcttgtaaacaaaaaacggttactagggtcagTTAGCCCAacttgcaaaattatgtcattaataacttacccttcatgttgtttcaaaccatcagagggtcatttagaattttttgaagcatcgaaaatacattttggtccaaaaatagcaaaaaactacgactttattcagcattctcttctcttccgtgtctgttgtaagacagttaaaaacaaagcagtgatatccggttcgtgaacgaatcattcgatgtaaccggatctttttgaaacagttcaccaaatcgaactgaatcgttttaaacagttcgcgtctccaatacgcattaatccacagatgaattaagctgttaacttgtttaatgtgtctgacactccctctgagttaaaacaaaccaatatcccggagtaattcatgcactcaaacagtgactgactgaactgatgtgaagagagaactgaagatgaacaccgagccgagccagataatgactcgttcacgagtcaagaaccgtttctgtcagacgcgtccgattcgtgaaccgaggagctgatgataccgcgcatgtgtgatttagcgtgaagcaaaccgacacacagagcgtctggaaccgaactgattcttttggtgattgattctgaactgattctgtgttaatgttatgagcccatgttccgtcaacgccaatgacgccattgcatcgacgcaaaagaatcggtgaactgttttcttcaactggtttattgaatcgaactgtcagaaagaactaacgttactggtcatccgagaaccgatgcaaccggttcttgactcgtgaacgagtcattatctggctcggctcggtgttcatctctctcttcacagcagttcagtcagcatcatagacagtaaaataaatggacacagcgaccccattggaactcaattgagacaagtgaagcccatttttagcgttttttagcacttccgtttctgacgcgcagactcaaactaagcttgacgacgtcagcaacctgtctgccagatgtaaattttctaagtggctgtgcgtgcaaactgccatcgttaatcttgcagagacggcgagcttgagcggggagttctttgtcgtgagtgagcaggagtaagtattctgattaattattttgtatagtattttaaaatgtaacgccagtacgccatattaagttaattgcctgcgagcttctcctcctgtctgtacggtaatgcgacagagagtcgagttgttatgacgcaatcgttagcctatttttacaaaaactgtttatatggggccataatgtaacatagaaggtaatggagccctttatacattgtggtgtatctttagaaataattaatggacaaatggagcctttaaacgcctcagatgtaaagttattcgctgtcaaagtgacaccaaaatgaatggagtcaatgggaatgctaacgcaagtgaagttctgctacaagatggccgcccccacccgacttcaacttctggtcgagttccttgccccctggtcagcacacgcagtcttcttaatcgcttgattcgctcaatgatgtgccagcttcatcaaacctgccatgccatctacagttctggcagtggtttgtaatggaatgattcgtaacattattataattgtaacgagtaacgatgcagcacataaaaaaaatataggaggaaaagtattaaactcagcgaaaatatgtactgaagtaaaagtggaagtaggagaaaaaaataatactctagtaaagtacagataccgccttttagtacttaagtacagtagtgaagtagttctacttcgttactatacatctctggcgGTATGCATTAATAATGAATGAGTAATTAGTAATGAGTAATGCTGATCTGGTTCTTCTCCCAGCGCTCCAGACGTCTCTGCGTCTCTCCGCTGTCGGACGGGTCTCGCTGCACGAGGAGCTGAAGGAGCGGCGGAGGGAGCAGCGAGAGGAGCGAGGGAGGAGGCGTGCGCTGCGGGTGGAGGAGACGCGGAGGCTGACGGAGCTGCAGGGGGAGCGTGAGGAGCAGCTGGTGGAGCTGGAGCTCCTGAAGGAGGCGCAGACACAGGCCCAGACCTCCCTGCAGCAGAGGAGCCACAGCCAGCACCAGGATTTGCACAACACCCTGCAGAGACAGCTACAGGAGACACAGCAGGTGAACCAACACATCAGCATTCAGTTCAACCACAATGGGTTTAACTCATTACAAatctaaaaatgacatttttaaaacttttcaaaatatatacaggtgctggtcgtataattagaatatcatcaaaaagttgatttttttcactaattccattcaaaaagtgaaacttgtatattatattcattcattacacacagatcgatatatttcaaatctttacttcttttaattttgatgtttataactgaaatctaaggaaaatcccaaattcagtatctcagaaaattagaatattgtgaaaaggttcaatattgaagacaccggTGCCACActgtaatcagctaattaactcaaaacacctgcaaagcctttaaatggtctctcagtctagttctgtaggctacacaatcatggggaagactgctgacttgaccattgtccaaaagacgaccattcacacattgcacaaggagggcaagacacaaaaggtcattgcaaaagagtctGGCTGTTCAAAGAGCTCTGTGTCcgagcacattaatagagaggagaagggaagaaaaagatgtggtagaaacaagtgtacaagcaatagagataactgcaccctggagaggattgtgaaacaaaacccattcagaaatgtgggggagattcacaaagagaggactgcagctggagtcagtgcttcaagaaccactacacacagacgtatacaAGACATgtgtttcagcttcgcattccttgtgtcaagacactcttgaattatttattgataatttgatttaaacaatgtgatgtgatatctAGACGAGGGtttttatagttaactaaaaccattaaaagatAACAAACGCTAACGAAAGTAAAAAAcgaaataatgcattaataatcttggcaacatttctcattttacatttcgtttaacttgatgtacgaaaataactttaactgaaataaagggTAATTATAATtgtagacatttaaaaacaagaaaaactagtaaaaatttaaaaacacataACACATTTACAAAACTTACCTAAAATTAACATGACTAAttcaaaattttgaaaaaaaaacatgttatgcaaaataaaatacaaattttaacttGTTTATTTTTAGGTAGTTTTGAAGGCAaggtttctcattttcatttagtttcacttgatgtactaaaataactaaagctgAAACgacaataaaaaatgaataaaattgtaaaaactgctgaaattaattcaaaatatgaacaaaactgtaatagtatctcaatactaaaataacatccATTTGGATgagtaaaaaatgtatacatttatttatatatatatatatatatatatatatatatatacatatataagaaaattcatttcatattaaaaaaaaaaacttatcaaaaataaattatattatttttattcaacttaaattaaaagtgtattttttttattagttataaatgtaattatttatagaATAATGTCTTTGTGATGGAAATCTAGGCCCTCATTAATACATGATTCATCCATATTTACATATCATCAGCTATTCACTGTTCAACAATGACAGCTGAAGTCATTTACATATCTaaatcttaaaggtacagtagcaagaaaatgctgtttttttcaaattaaactgcaaaaagaaaaaatataacacTGTAAGTGAAAATGTTGCAATATAAGTGTGACATGGGTGTTGGACTTGAGTAGGAAGTTCCATGCAGACTGTTACTGgtttaaatttgtgtgtgtgtgtgtcaggcccGTGCGAATCTTTGTGCCGAGGTGGCAGTTCGTGATCAGGAGGCCGAGCACCAGCAGCGGAGAATCAGAGAGCTGGAAGATCTTCATCACAGACTACAGGAAGCTCTCGAGCAACAGATCAGAGCGAGACAGGAAGAGGAGACCTACAGATACACACAGagcaggtgcacacacacacacacacactcttttatatatatatatatatatatatatatatatatatatatatatatatatatatatatatatatatacacacacacactcttacacacacacacactgttacacacacacacacacacacacacacagacacaaacacactcttacacacacacacacacagagacacaaacacactcttacacacacacacacacacacacacacgtgtctaaCCAGAGAGAcatacagagaaaaagagagagagagacagaaaggttGTCAGTAACTCTCAAAAGAAGCTCCGCCCTGAAACTAACAAACCCACAAACTCACAAACACAATCATAGTATAAACTacgatatttcaatatttatagaAAGGAGACCTAGACAGCATATAGACACAGACACAGTtctaatttcaatatatatatatattcacacattttAAGTAAATGAGGCCATACAGACATAGACTTctaatgtttaaatacattttaaatatattcacaaattaatttaatatatatttatattttatatttatttaaagatcatATAGACACATACCtctattttttcaatttaatatatttaaatatatatatatatatatatatatatatatatatatatattttttttttatgtaaatgagcTCATATAGACTCATATCTATTGCTTTTATTTagatgtaaatacacacacacacacaaatatatatatatatatatatatatatatatatatatatatagtgattttatttattatttttgctttagTCGAGTCACTAAAGGAGGTTCAGATACATTTAGCTGTCGTCTGGAGAAGAagctaataaatattaaaatatacacacacacacacacacacacacacacacagtgctgaaAAACACCGTACACGTGTCACTTCCTGTCATCTGTGTTGTGGTTTGGCGTCTCATTATGTGTTGCACAAATTCTGATGTGTGTCTGCTCAACAGTTATTCTCCAGTTATCATCAGACACTGTGTGTGCTGCCAGAGATAAACTGATATCTTTCACttgataaataaacaaactccGCTCAACCACAAGTGCTAGCTTTGGCACGAAACAGCCTGGGTAACTTAACACAGCTTAACAAGCtcagaagtttcattttttaacattagttttcAGCTTAAGCATATTTGTTTTACACATTTTGCTGGTTTAAAGAGCCGTATTAGATCGAGTGTTCAATATTAGGTGTTTAGCTTTAGCTACACACATTAACATTTAAgagattattttaaaagatggtGTTTAGCTGTGCTAGCATGTTTCTGACGTTAAGCTGTGCTAGCATCCATGTTTCTGGCATTTAGCTGTGTTAGCATATGTTTCTGGTGTTAAACTGTGCTTGCATCTATATTTCTGGCTTTAGCTGTACTAGCATGTTTCTGACGTTTAGGTGTGCTAGCATCCCTGTTTCTGCCGTTTAGCTGTGTTAGCATCTATGTTTCTGGTGTTTAGTCGTGTAAGCATCAATGTTTCTGGTGTTTAACTGTGCTAGGGCCTATGTTTCTGGTAATTAACTGTGCTAGCATGTTTCTGGTGTTTAGCTGTGCTAGCAAGTTTCTGACATGAAGCTGTGCTCGCATCCATGTTTCTGGCGTTTAGCTATGTTAGCATGTTTCTGAAATTAAGCTGTGCTAGCATCTATGTTTCTGGCATTTAGCTGTGTTAGCATCAATGTTTCTGGTGTTAAACTGTGCTAGCATCTATGTTTTTGGCTTTAACTGTGCTAGCATGTTTCTGACATGAAGCTGTGCTAGCCTTCATGTTTCTGGCATTTAGCTGTGTTAGCATCAATGTTTCTGGTGTTAAACTGTGCTAGCATCTATGTTTTTGGCTTTAACTGTGCTAGCATGTTTCTGACATGAAGCTGTGCTAGCCTCCATGTTTCTGGCATTTAGCTGTGTTAGCATCAATGTTTCTGGTGTTAAACTGTGCTAGCATCTATGTTTTTGGCTTTAACTGTGCTAGCATGTTTCTGACATGAAGCTGTGCTAGCCTCCATGTTTCTGGCATTTAGCTGTGTTAGCATCAATGTTTCTGGTGTTAAACTGTGCTAGCATCTATGTTTTTGGCTTTAACTGTGCTAGCATGTTTCTGACATGAAGCTGTGTTAGCCTCCATGTTTCTGGCGTTTAGCTGTGTTAGCATCAATGTTTCTGGTGTTTAGTTGTGCTAGCATCTATATTTATGTCTTTAGCTGTACTAGCATGTTTCTGACATTTAGCTGTTTTAGCATCAATGTTTCTGGTGTTTAACTGTGCTAGCATCTATGTTTCTGGCGTTTAGATGTGTTAGCATCAATGTTTCTGGTGTTTAGTTGTGCTAGCATCTATATTTATGTCTTTAGCTGTACTAGCATGTTTCTGACATTTAGCTGTTTTAGCATCAATGTTTCTGGTGTTTAACTGTGCTAGCATCTATGTTTCTGGCATTTAGCTGTGTTAACGTTTCCTGTGTTTAGGTGTAGTTCATTGAGTTTGTCTGGTGTTTAGCTAAGCGCTAGCGTTTGGTTGTGTGTTGTCAGACTGctggcggaggaggaggagaaggtgaAGTCTCTGCTGGAGCTGCAGGAGGACCAGGAGGAGCAGCTCCAGCAGACCCAGCGCGAGAAGCAGGAGCTCCAGCTGGAGATGGAGAAGAAGTCACATGCTCTGGACGAGGCCCAGCACCAGCTGGACAGAGTGAGGGCCAGCCGACGCAGAGTGGATGAGGACATCGTGGTAAGCTCAACGCTGCGCTAGTGTTGTGTTCTTCACATGTTCCTCTACACTCATGAATGTGTGTCATCCACAGGCCGCCCAGTGTAAACTCCGGCAGGCCAGTACGAGCGTTAAACACTGGAACGTGGAGATGAACCGCCTGATGCACCCCATCGGCCCTGGAGGTGTGTTACGTTCTTGCAGCATTAAAAATGCATACAAACTGAGTTTATTTCTATTCTTCTGTCTAATTCTCTTAAAGAAAGGAGAGCATCCTCTAGTAATCTTTTGGCACCTCTGGTCCGCGTCCCATCGGTCAGCGAGAGCGCATCCAGACCTCCAGCGAGACCCGCGAGAGAGAAACAGAACAGCCTCGATTGTGACGACAACAGCGACTGTGATAATATGGACTGTGAGAACAAAGAGCCGACTGATGCCGAGGCTGAataaagtttgtttcttcatcagatctggagaaatgtagcactgcatcagtgtctcatcaacggatgctctgcagtgaatgggtgccgtcagaatgagagtctgataaaaacatcccaataatccacagcactccagtccatcagtgaacatctggagaagacaaaagatgaaacacatcacGCATTAagatgagtccataatccataataaacgCATTAACGCgtggtctggtctgaatcaggagagaaatctgcacagatcaagcaccatttaaacTTTCCAAAATAGctctaaataaatagataaacagGATATGAAGATaggtcttctccagatgttaactgatggactggagtgctgtggattattgtgatgttttaatcacactctcattttgacggcacccattcactccagagcatccattgctgagacactgctgtacattttcagcactttttgttttgacttaactttttcttttttctttttttattgactgTGAATGAACGATAGCTGAAATCATATCTGAAACtggaatgtgttttgttgttgttgcttatgATATTAGACCCAGGCTGGTTTTTGGTGAAGCTGCTGTGGTTTtacttcctgtttcctgtgtgATAAACTGCTCTTCATCTCTCGCTCACTGTCACGAGAGTAAATAAATGAGTAGAAAATAAAACCTGTGTTTCTCGGGAGTGTTTTATACATTTGAATCAAATCTCACTCAAATACTGTAAATAAGATAAGTTTGCCATTTGTGTTGCACAAATGTGACACATGAGGAAGTTAACACGCTTGTATTCACTGTCTGCACGCTAATGCACAAATACCAAACACATCCTCAAGTTCCGAGTCAGTTTATCAGCTGTTATCGTAGGTGTTATACGGCGGACAGCGACATCTGCTGGAGGTTTAATAAAGTGTGTTGTGCAGCTAAAGAGAGCACTTCTTAAAAGCGCGTTTTCAAATACAGCACAGGTGTGGGTATGTTTATATATACTCATATACAGCCGACTCACGAGGTTCCTACAGGGTTAAGTGAAATGCGCCGCTATGACGTCATCCCGGAGCGGGGCTGTGACGCGTGTGATCCGGAGCGCTCGCGCCGTCGGGACTCCCCCGTGATGAAGCGCAGTCCCGGTGAACATGAAACATCTCCCGGGCTCTCGGAAGACTACGGAATAAAGTGTCGGgatctctcgttctctctcgtAAGTTTGTTCTGTCATGTGAGACTTTGATAGATTGTTTATTTACAGACAACCTGAAGTTTACACTCATGTGAAGTTTAAAAGAGAGTTTTGTGTTGACCAGTTAAAGGCACGCACCTGTagattatatatgtgtgtgtgtgtgtgtgtgtgcgtgaataGATAGACACATAGATGAACAGAtgaatagatagatggatgaatggctCAGGCTTGTGTTGTTAGTAGGTGGAGGTTGTTTTGGGGTGTTTTTGTCACAGTCAGTTCTCTTGCAACATAGGCACTGGCACACAGTGTGTGTTTACTTACTAAACAAActcttactggactcagaaacggCTGAAAAATCACTTTCATTCATCACAAGTTCAACTTTaggcaaaaacacaaacatgaagAAGCCGTCAAGGCCAGAGTCGCCCACTCAACTCCCAAATAATCATCTGTTGATGTGAACTTTGAGATGTTTGTGGTGGCACCCGTTCATCGACCCGCCGCTCAATGTGAACACATCACGGGATCTGTAGTTTCTCTGAGGGACACTTTTCTTGTGGTTTTGGGTCTTGCTTCCTCtccttcatttattttctttggttTTTTGATTTCAAGCAACAGactctgtctctctgtttgaGAAGGCTCTTCCTTCCTCGCTGTGGAGTGTAGAAATGTCacgctgtctgtctctctgtacaGACCTGATGGCTGTGTAAAGGCTTTTGAGAGTAGTTTGATATAATTTGTGAATTTTAAAAGATTCATCTTTGAGCTGGTGGTTTGCATCACAACTCTCTATTTCGACGTCCTCTTGGAGAACATAAATGGGAAGAATACTTCGCAAACTTGTGTTCTCTTAATTTTAAACTCTCTTTTTACAATCTGTGTTATGTTACAATGCTGAATCCATCACACAGATGCTATCGTTCACGTTTGTCTGTCTAGTGACAGGTCAAATGTCAAACTACTTATATTTATATTCGTTTGAGTCACCCTCGCTAATGAACTCGTTAAGCACACGTCTGTGAGGAAGTGACATCAGACTCACTTCCAATCCCATGATCCTTTGCTTCAACAGGTCTGACCTGAGTTTGGCTTTTTataagaggtcaaaggtcagctgcCTTTCACATCGTCGGGGTCAAAAGGTCAGAATGGAACACTAGCGTACTGCATACTACAATGACACGAAACTGtgttttgcattaaaaattaaactCAGAGTAGAGTATTCTTACTACATACTGCAGGAATAGCACGCTAATGTAGCGGTGACCTTTGACCCTGCACATAAAGGCCTGGTGTTGCCGTATGTAGATTAAAGCTTCTGATCTGTAGTGATGAAGGCTGCTGGTTCTCTTGATGGGAGGAGTCATTGATCCACTCACTGACTCACATGACgctcagctgaccaatcacagcgcagCACCCCGCTGAACCTCCAATCACAGAGAGACGCTGTCGGTAGGAGAAAGTTCTTTATTTAAGTGTTACTTTTATTACTTTAGTTTGCAAATTTGCTAAGTATAATGACTGTAGACTAACCCCTAATATAAAACTtgtggatattttattttattactttagttGTGTTTATGTTTTGCTGTAAGGTAAATTATAGTGACTGTAGACTAACCTTAAAcctattttttttaggtttgttGTAAAGTGTGTAATAATTACCAAACCCTAAAACATTTGTActactattttgttttattattttaattactttagttttgttttcatttgctgTAAAGAAAATTGTAATGAATGTAGACTAACCCTACACAGACCAGACAGTTGCCATTGTCAATGCTTCAGAGCTAGCTTTTGATCATGAAGACAAAATCTGATATTTTTGGATGTTGACCTCTGCTCCTCGTTCTCAAGAGTTTCACTGGGTGTTTCTGGGAACTGATACTGAGAAATACACTCACATGGGTTTCATCTgtctgagcagtgtgtgtgtgtgtgtgtgtgtgtgtgtgtcagaggtcTAAAGACAGCAGTGTCTCTGTCAGTCTGGGAACATTTGGCTTTTCTTCGGTTCGGCTGCAGACGTCTCATGTCTGTATAGCTGGTGTGTGTTAGCTCCCAGAATGCCGTGCGGTGGTCAGTCAGTTGGGGGTGGGTTTACCGCGGGTCTCCGGTGTCTTCTGAACACCATACAGCTGTCAAATTAGTGTTATGT from Carassius gibelio isolate Cgi1373 ecotype wild population from Czech Republic chromosome A22, carGib1.2-hapl.c, whole genome shotgun sequence encodes the following:
- the LOC127943072 gene encoding differentially expressed in FDCP 6 homolog isoform X2, with protein sequence MLCGSGVSSTSWQTTDILSHSYRRRCFFTVRGSFPQVFSVVRCSLCCVEVEYLLRKISSVMPVELSCVELELEDGVSVWSFLDEVNTAGRALDGESISAAVEKVYREMVGNVLKEGYLWKKGHLRRNWTERWFCLKPGSLSYFTSEDCRDCKGVIEVEQSCCVEALPDREGKRCVFCVKTLHKTLEISAPDSRQRQEWITALQTSLRLSAVGRVSLHEELKERRREQREERGRRRALRVEETRRLTELQGEREEQLVELELLKEAQTQAQTSLQQRSHSQHQDLHNTLQRQLQETQQARANLCAEVAVRDQEAEHQQRRIRELEDLHHRLQEALEQQIRARQEEETYRYTQSRLLAEEEEKVKSLLELQEDQEEQLQQTQREKQELQLEMEKKSHALDEAQHQLDRVRASRRRVDEDIVAAQCKLRQASTSVKHWNVEMNRLMHPIGPGERRASSSNLLAPLVRVPSVSESASRPPARPAREKQNSLDCDDNSDCDNMDCENKEPTDAEAE
- the LOC127943072 gene encoding differentially expressed in FDCP 6 homolog isoform X1, whose amino-acid sequence is MALRAALLKSIWYAFTSLDTEDSGKVSKSQLKVLSHNLHSVLRIPHDPAALERHFSDDDDGPVSSQGYMPYLNQFILDKVIEGTFVKEEVDELCWTLCSKKNYRPDTHRVLSNQDALRLWCLFNFLADDRYPLTLVPEEVEYLLRKISSVMPVELSCVELELEDGVSVWSFLDEVNTAGRALDGESISAAVEKVYREMVGNVLKEGYLWKKGHLRRNWTERWFCLKPGSLSYFTSEDCRDCKGVIEVEQSCCVEALPDREGKRCVFCVKTLHKTLEISAPDSRQRQEWITALQTSLRLSAVGRVSLHEELKERRREQREERGRRRALRVEETRRLTELQGEREEQLVELELLKEAQTQAQTSLQQRSHSQHQDLHNTLQRQLQETQQARANLCAEVAVRDQEAEHQQRRIRELEDLHHRLQEALEQQIRARQEEETYRYTQSRLLAEEEEKVKSLLELQEDQEEQLQQTQREKQELQLEMEKKSHALDEAQHQLDRVRASRRRVDEDIVAAQCKLRQASTSVKHWNVEMNRLMHPIGPGERRASSSNLLAPLVRVPSVSESASRPPARPAREKQNSLDCDDNSDCDNMDCENKEPTDAEAE